Proteins encoded by one window of Candidatus Methanoperedens sp.:
- a CDS encoding SDR family oxidoreductase, producing the protein MKTLITGGAGFIGSHLCDLLLAKGHEVICVDNFITGNKNNIAHIENEKFSFIEHNVTKPLYLEENIDYIFHLASPASPIDYLELPIQTLKVGALGTHNMLGLAMEKNARFLLASTSEVYGDPLVNPQSEEYWGNVNPIGPRGVYDEAKRFAEAITMAYHRYHNVETRIIRIFNTYGPRMRLNDGRVVPNFIGQALNGEDITVYGDGSQTRSFCYVSDEIEGIYRLMMSDYSSPVNVGNPEEHTILEFAKFIIKLTGTHSKIVFKELPQDDPKQRRPDITKARKILKWEPKVYLEQGLKNTIQYFKGVLSSKDFIQDHMQGIS; encoded by the coding sequence ATGAAAACATTAATTACGGGCGGGGCAGGATTTATCGGGTCGCATCTATGCGACCTGTTGCTTGCGAAAGGCCATGAGGTCATTTGTGTAGATAATTTTATCACAGGAAATAAAAATAACATTGCTCATATCGAAAATGAAAAATTCTCATTTATTGAACATAATGTCACAAAACCTCTTTATCTTGAAGAAAATATCGATTATATTTTCCATCTTGCAAGTCCCGCCAGTCCCATAGATTACCTGGAACTGCCTATCCAGACTCTCAAGGTGGGCGCTCTTGGTACTCATAACATGCTGGGTCTTGCCATGGAGAAGAACGCCCGGTTCTTACTTGCCTCAACTTCCGAGGTTTATGGCGATCCTCTTGTGAATCCGCAAAGTGAGGAATATTGGGGGAATGTAAACCCTATAGGCCCACGCGGAGTTTATGACGAGGCAAAAAGATTCGCTGAAGCCATTACTATGGCATATCACAGGTATCATAACGTTGAAACACGGATAATACGCATTTTCAATACATACGGCCCGCGTATGCGTTTAAATGACGGCCGCGTTGTTCCTAATTTCATAGGACAGGCTTTGAATGGGGAAGACATCACCGTATATGGGGATGGCTCCCAGACAAGAAGCTTTTGCTATGTGAGTGATGAAATTGAGGGAATATATCGCCTGATGATGTCTGATTATTCCAGTCCTGTAAATGTCGGGAATCCCGAAGAGCATACTATCCTTGAATTTGCAAAATTCATAATAAAGTTAACAGGGACACATTCAAAGATCGTTTTCAAGGAATTGCCACAGGATGATCCGAAACAGAGAAGACCCGATATCACAAAAGCAAGGAAAATCCTGAAGTGGGAACCAAAAGTCTATCTTGAGCAAGGGTTAAAAAATACTATACAGTACTTTAAGGGTGTTCTGTCGTCAAAAGATTTTATCCAGGATCACATGCAGGGCATTAGCTAA
- a CDS encoding nucleotidyl transferase, with translation MKVIIPAAGAGKRLFPHTYTKPKPMVYIAGKPIIGHILDRMKDARPEEIIIIVGYKKEQIISYVDANYSDQFNICYIDQDEQLGLAHSIYVAREEIGDSDIMIALGDMIFKAGYIEFYNHHMKNGNTSGSIGVREVEDPTKYGIVELDGYFIKSMEEKPAHPKSNLGIAGVYFIKETKILISIIEEMIMNDIRARGEYQLTNALQEMINRGYSLKTFPVSSWYDCGHSDSLLQTNRVLLDEKEDVDHIHQIKDSVIIQPVAIGDNVTIINSVVGPHASIASDSYIENSIISDSVIGSRSHISKVNLQSSIIGDDASVHGKHNSLNIGDSSSIEF, from the coding sequence ATAAAAGTTATTATTCCTGCAGCCGGGGCTGGAAAAAGACTTTTTCCCCATACATACACAAAACCAAAGCCGATGGTGTATATCGCAGGAAAACCCATTATCGGCCATATACTTGACAGGATGAAGGATGCCAGGCCTGAGGAAATAATAATTATTGTGGGTTACAAGAAAGAACAGATCATATCTTATGTCGATGCAAATTATTCAGATCAATTTAATATATGTTATATTGACCAGGATGAGCAGTTAGGTCTTGCTCATTCTATTTATGTGGCAAGGGAAGAAATTGGCGATTCTGATATAATGATCGCTCTTGGAGATATGATATTCAAGGCAGGATACATCGAATTTTATAATCATCACATGAAAAACGGGAATACATCAGGTTCAATTGGAGTGCGGGAAGTAGAAGATCCCACAAAATACGGAATAGTTGAACTTGACGGATATTTCATAAAAAGCATGGAAGAAAAGCCGGCTCATCCGAAATCCAATCTGGGGATAGCAGGTGTATATTTTATTAAAGAAACAAAAATTCTTATATCGATCATAGAAGAAATGATAATGAACGATATCAGGGCGCGGGGTGAGTACCAGCTCACAAATGCATTACAGGAAATGATAAACAGGGGTTACAGTCTCAAGACATTCCCTGTCTCAAGCTGGTACGATTGCGGGCATTCTGATTCTCTCCTGCAAACAAACCGTGTGCTGCTTGATGAAAAAGAGGATGTGGATCATATCCACCAGATAAAAGATTCTGTAATTATTCAACCGGTCGCAATCGGGGATAATGTTACGATCATTAATTCGGTTGTCGGGCCGCATGCCTCGATCGCAAGTGATTCTTATATTGAGAACAGTATAATCTCAGATAGCGTTATAGGTTCGCGCTCTCACATATCTAAAGTTAATCTCCAGAGTTCTATAATCGGAGATGATGCCAGCGTACACGGTAAGCATAATTCCCTTAATATCGGTGATTCATCATCAATTGAATTCTAA
- a CDS encoding DEAD/DEAH box helicase: MELNEFLTRKRMIDVMLKEQGWLVSDRTKVIAEADTKQSDFRAQNYKTVSETLRNDMESKYVDYLLLDMFQAPIAIIEVKRTSKDPILTAQKQAEEYANHIKAQTGKDVFIFLSNGYEIWFWDREHYGPRAVKGFFSRSDLERMRFQGITKKNLTDIEIDKGIVDRSKSIESTKRVLEHIQSGKRKALIVMATGTGKTRVAMAIINVLLRANRAQKILFLADRKALRKQACDDGFKQFFPEESKSMIHSSVFNRNSRLYVSTIQTFMEIYNQKDSSGKYMISPGEFDVIISDEAHRSIYNKWRDVFTYLDAIQIGLTATPADFIERDTFRFFGCENKVATALYDYEEAVKDGVLCDFRKHIFGARTHFQIKGIKPDDISTGEKNRLSGQGIDPFEINFEGTDLEKKVAVKGTSEAIVREFMDNRQDDQSGNLPAKSIIFAISKMHAKRLWEAFERLYPEYKGRLARVIVSDDPRAQDSIKQFKTESLPRVAISVDMLDTGIDVPEVCNLVFAKPVFSRIKFWQMLGRGTRSDNACKHKEWLPDGKKEYFKVFDFWDNFEYWDMHPEGDQKESGEAITNRIFLARLKQLEHFLNTKDSTNAEGVKTKILEDIASLPMDSVSIRENRREIEKALSPKLWDNVGVDPVEFLKKKITPLMRFKQDVNLNEASFILKCEKLGTAVLRGDKEKIERLKPKIGEMVDCLPEELNVIKLKLAFKDKVLSNRFWENVSFEDSQMLISELAKLMKYMAPEPRKTIVIDMDDVIQQRKLIEFGPDAKQEYVTVYKEKVEDRIKKLADDHPVILKIKNDEALTESDLHDLEITLNNPELYVTEDVLQKVYNQNKGTLVQFIKNILGLYKFPDPKERIKDAFSTYIIENSRHYNADQLNFIRTVQTVFSKRKHIEYMELFDAPFTNFGINAPMPMFTENELNDFINICGAIEKEIRRRVEG; encoded by the coding sequence ATGGAACTTAACGAATTTCTAACTCGAAAACGAATGATAGATGTCATGCTCAAAGAGCAGGGGTGGTTGGTCAGTGATAGAACAAAAGTTATCGCTGAAGCGGACACAAAACAATCGGATTTTCGCGCCCAAAACTACAAAACAGTCTCAGAAACGCTAAGAAACGATATGGAAAGCAAGTACGTTGATTATCTACTTCTTGATATGTTCCAAGCGCCTATTGCAATAATAGAAGTAAAACGAACATCTAAAGACCCTATACTTACGGCACAAAAACAAGCCGAAGAATATGCAAATCACATAAAAGCGCAAACAGGGAAAGATGTTTTTATTTTCTTATCGAATGGATATGAAATATGGTTCTGGGATAGGGAACATTATGGCCCAAGGGCAGTGAAAGGTTTCTTTTCCCGGAGCGATCTTGAAAGAATGAGATTTCAGGGTATTACAAAGAAAAATCTCACAGATATTGAAATAGATAAAGGGATCGTTGACCGATCTAAAAGCATCGAGAGTACGAAACGAGTTTTGGAGCATATCCAGTCAGGAAAACGCAAAGCACTTATCGTGATGGCTACAGGGACAGGAAAAACGAGAGTTGCCATGGCGATCATTAATGTCCTCCTGAGAGCGAACCGGGCTCAAAAAATCCTTTTCCTGGCAGACAGAAAGGCACTTCGAAAACAGGCATGCGATGATGGATTCAAACAATTTTTCCCTGAAGAATCAAAATCAATGATACATTCTAGTGTATTTAACAGGAATTCAAGGCTTTATGTGAGCACAATCCAGACTTTCATGGAGATATACAATCAGAAGGATAGCTCCGGGAAATATATGATCTCTCCTGGTGAATTTGATGTAATAATTTCTGATGAAGCTCACCGTTCCATATACAACAAATGGAGGGATGTTTTCACTTATCTTGATGCAATACAGATCGGATTGACCGCCACTCCTGCTGATTTTATCGAAAGGGATACTTTCAGATTCTTTGGTTGCGAGAATAAAGTTGCAACAGCGCTTTATGATTATGAAGAAGCTGTAAAAGACGGAGTGCTGTGCGATTTTCGAAAACACATTTTCGGCGCCCGAACACATTTCCAGATTAAAGGGATAAAACCTGATGATATATCAACTGGTGAAAAAAATAGATTGTCAGGACAAGGCATTGATCCTTTCGAAATAAACTTTGAAGGGACTGATCTTGAAAAAAAGGTAGCTGTAAAAGGAACCAGTGAAGCCATTGTCAGGGAGTTCATGGATAACCGGCAGGATGACCAATCGGGGAACCTTCCTGCAAAATCCATAATATTTGCTATCTCAAAAATGCATGCTAAAAGGCTGTGGGAAGCGTTTGAGAGACTCTATCCTGAATATAAGGGAAGGCTTGCAAGGGTGATTGTTTCAGATGATCCGAGAGCGCAGGATTCGATCAAACAATTCAAGACTGAATCGCTTCCCAGAGTGGCGATTTCGGTGGACATGCTGGATACTGGCATCGATGTCCCTGAGGTATGCAACCTTGTATTTGCAAAGCCGGTGTTCTCAAGAATTAAGTTCTGGCAGATGCTTGGCAGAGGTACGCGGTCTGATAATGCCTGCAAGCACAAGGAATGGCTGCCAGACGGGAAGAAAGAATATTTTAAAGTATTTGATTTCTGGGATAATTTCGAGTACTGGGATATGCATCCTGAGGGCGACCAGAAAGAATCCGGTGAAGCCATAACCAACCGCATTTTTCTTGCAAGGTTAAAGCAGCTTGAACATTTTCTTAATACAAAAGACTCAACAAATGCTGAGGGTGTTAAGACAAAAATCCTGGAAGATATTGCATCACTACCAATGGATTCTGTAAGCATTCGTGAGAACCGGAGAGAAATAGAAAAAGCACTATCTCCAAAGCTCTGGGATAATGTTGGAGTTGACCCGGTTGAATTCCTTAAAAAGAAGATAACTCCGCTTATGAGGTTCAAACAGGATGTCAATCTTAACGAAGCGTCTTTTATTCTTAAATGTGAAAAACTTGGCACTGCCGTTCTGCGTGGAGATAAAGAGAAGATCGAACGGTTAAAACCAAAGATAGGAGAAATGGTTGACTGCCTGCCTGAGGAGTTGAATGTAATCAAGTTAAAGCTTGCTTTTAAAGACAAAGTGCTTTCAAACAGGTTCTGGGAAAATGTTTCCTTTGAGGATTCCCAGATGCTAATTTCAGAGCTTGCAAAGCTGATGAAATACATGGCTCCTGAGCCTCGAAAAACGATAGTGATTGACATGGATGACGTGATACAGCAAAGGAAGCTTATCGAGTTTGGGCCTGATGCAAAGCAGGAGTATGTTACAGTTTATAAAGAGAAAGTGGAGGACAGGATCAAGAAGCTTGCTGATGATCACCCTGTTATTCTTAAAATCAAGAATGATGAGGCTTTGACTGAGTCTGACCTTCATGACCTTGAAATTACGCTCAATAATCCTGAATTGTATGTCACAGAGGATGTCCTTCAGAAGGTGTATAACCAGAATAAGGGGACGCTGGTGCAGTTCATCAAAAATATCCTGGGTCTATATAAATTCCCTGACCCGAAGGAAAGGATAAAGGATGCTTTCAGTACATACATTATCGAGAATAGCAGGCATTATAACGCTGACCAGCTTAATTTTATCAGGACTGTGCAGACAGTTTTTTCAAAGAGAAAACATATTGAGTATATGGAGTTATTTGATGCGCCGTTCACGAATTTTGGAATAAATGCGCCTATGCCTATGTTCACAGAGAATGAATTGAATGATTTTATTAATATATGCGGCGCAATAGAGAAGGAAATAAGGCGTAGGGTTGAAGGATGA
- a CDS encoding Fic family protein, translating into MVSIRKKTVGKQTYYYLEHSFRENGNVEKKEKYLGKTLPPNIEELKQEFISQIYRDKWFFLFDRIKEEYSVQEKSTPPSAKEKELENFAIKFTYDTNRIEGSTLTFRETSLLLEKGITPNAKPMRDAKEAEAHRKVFYELLNSKKELSLDVILYFHKKLFEDTKKDIAGKIRQHQVTIAGSKSMPPFPAEIYPLLMDFFKWYRKNKDKMHTVELAALVHLKLVTIHPFADGNGRISRLMMNFVLNKHGFPMLNISYEKRAGYYGALERSQTKREDSIFLQWFFKQYLKEHSGYLKKKK; encoded by the coding sequence ATGGTATCAATCAGAAAAAAAACAGTAGGAAAACAGACATATTATTACCTTGAGCACAGCTTCCGTGAAAATGGCAATGTGGAGAAGAAGGAAAAATACCTTGGAAAAACTTTGCCGCCAAATATCGAAGAGTTGAAGCAGGAGTTTATTTCTCAAATTTACAGGGATAAATGGTTTTTTCTTTTTGACAGGATAAAAGAAGAATATTCAGTGCAGGAAAAAAGCACCCCTCCATCGGCAAAGGAAAAAGAGTTAGAGAACTTCGCTATTAAATTCACTTATGATACGAACAGGATAGAGGGATCAACGCTCACTTTCAGGGAAACCTCACTTCTCCTTGAAAAAGGCATAACTCCAAATGCTAAACCCATGCGAGATGCAAAAGAGGCAGAAGCGCACCGGAAAGTATTTTATGAGCTGCTTAATTCTAAGAAGGAGCTGTCACTTGATGTTATCCTTTACTTTCACAAAAAATTATTTGAAGACACAAAAAAAGACATAGCAGGGAAGATCAGGCAGCATCAGGTAACAATCGCAGGAAGTAAATCCATGCCGCCTTTTCCCGCAGAAATATATCCTCTGCTAATGGATTTTTTCAAGTGGTATCGCAAAAATAAGGACAAAATGCATACTGTTGAACTCGCGGCGCTTGTCCATCTTAAACTTGTAACAATTCATCCTTTTGCAGATGGGAATGGCAGGATAAGCAGGTTAATGATGAACTTTGTTTTAAATAAGCATGGCTTCCCTATGCTCAATATATCTTATGAAAAAAGAGCGGGTTATTATGGGGCCCTGGAACGGTCTCAGACCAAAAGAGAGGATAGTATATTCCTGCAATGGTTCTTTAAACAGTATTTGAAAGAACATAGCGGATATCTTAAAAAAAAGAAATAG
- the hemB gene encoding porphobilinogen synthase, translated as MFPTMRMRRLRTSKFRPMVRETTLDVRDLICPIFVDETISKPLEINAMPGVFRQSLKTVADEAASISKLGIPAIIIFGIPAEKDEAGTHAYGDDDIVQKAVRAIKKKAGDDLIVITDLCLCEYTSHGHCGMVNEKHEILNDPTLDILGKTAVSHAHAGADIVAPSGMMDGMVGEIRRALDDNNFNDTPIMSYAAKYCSVFYGPFREAASSGFSFGDRASYQMDPGNSDEALREVALDIEEGADIIMVKPAMSYLDIIYRVKKKFKMPTAAYHVSGEYSMIKAAARNGWIDEKKAMYESLISIKRAGADMILTYFAKDVALDLNSK; from the coding sequence ATGTTCCCCACGATGCGCATGAGAAGATTGCGCACATCAAAATTCAGGCCCATGGTCCGTGAAACGACTCTTGATGTCAGGGATTTGATATGTCCCATATTTGTCGATGAAACAATATCAAAACCTCTTGAAATTAATGCAATGCCAGGCGTTTTTCGCCAGTCCCTTAAAACTGTTGCAGATGAAGCAGCAAGTATTTCAAAGCTTGGTATCCCCGCAATAATTATTTTTGGAATCCCTGCTGAAAAAGACGAAGCAGGAACCCATGCATACGGCGACGATGATATAGTCCAGAAAGCTGTGAGGGCAATAAAAAAGAAAGCAGGAGATGACCTGATCGTGATCACTGATCTTTGCCTTTGCGAATACACATCTCATGGCCATTGCGGCATGGTAAACGAGAAACATGAAATACTCAACGACCCTACCCTTGATATCCTTGGAAAGACAGCAGTGAGCCATGCCCATGCAGGTGCTGATATCGTTGCGCCTTCGGGAATGATGGATGGCATGGTGGGAGAGATCCGCAGGGCACTTGATGATAACAATTTCAATGATACACCAATAATGTCCTATGCTGCAAAATATTGCTCCGTGTTCTACGGCCCGTTCCGTGAAGCTGCAAGTTCGGGCTTTTCCTTTGGCGACAGGGCTTCATACCAGATGGACCCTGGAAATTCCGATGAGGCGCTTCGCGAAGTTGCGCTTGATATCGAAGAAGGCGCAGATATAATAATGGTCAAGCCTGCAATGTCTTATCTTGATATTATTTACAGGGTAAAGAAGAAATTCAAGATGCCAACTGCGGCATACCATGTCAGCGGAGAATATTCGATGATAAAAGCGGCAGCCCGGAATGGCTGGATCGATGAAAAAAAGGCTATGTATGAATCACTGATATCGATAAAGCGAGCAGGCGCAGACATGATATTGACATATTTTGCAAAAGATGTAGCTCTTGACCTGAATTCAAAGTAA
- a CDS encoding UDP-glucose/GDP-mannose dehydrogenase family protein yields the protein MRISVIGTGYVGTVSSACFAQLGHEVICVDIDKSKIDMINAGIPPIYEEGLAELLKKHAGKKLSGTSDYRYAVMNSDVSFICVGTPSGPSGNIELGIVKAASASLGDALKDKKDYHVIVVKSTVVPETTEKVVLPIIEKYSKKHPGDFGIAMNPEFLREGKAIYDFMHPDKIVIGSTDKKAGDLVASLYSGLDCEITRTNPRTAEMIKYVNNAFLATKISFSNEVGNICKQLDINTYEVMKAVGKDFRIGPHFLNSGAGFGGSCFPKDVKALIGKAKAIGYEPLILESVIKVNEKQPGQMVLLLKKELGELKGKKIAVLGLAFKNDTDDIRESRAIPVINELLENGAEVSAYDPMANENMSRIFGNIKYNSSASDALKGADACLVMTEWDEFKKLDKEFDLMGNKLIIDGRHMLTPRKGTKYVGLCW from the coding sequence ATGAGAATATCAGTGATAGGCACAGGTTATGTAGGAACTGTAAGCTCGGCATGTTTTGCGCAACTTGGGCATGAAGTAATCTGCGTGGATATTGATAAATCAAAAATTGATATGATAAATGCAGGTATTCCTCCTATATATGAGGAAGGGCTGGCCGAACTTCTAAAAAAGCATGCCGGGAAAAAATTGAGCGGGACTTCTGATTACAGGTATGCGGTTATGAATTCCGATGTTTCATTCATATGTGTGGGGACACCATCGGGCCCGTCCGGAAATATAGAGCTTGGTATTGTTAAAGCGGCGAGTGCAAGCCTTGGTGATGCTCTCAAAGATAAAAAAGATTACCATGTTATTGTTGTAAAAAGCACAGTAGTTCCTGAGACAACAGAAAAAGTAGTATTGCCAATAATTGAAAAATATTCAAAGAAACATCCCGGGGATTTCGGTATAGCTATGAACCCTGAATTCCTCAGGGAAGGAAAAGCAATTTATGATTTCATGCATCCTGATAAAATAGTCATCGGATCAACTGATAAAAAGGCAGGCGATCTCGTAGCATCACTCTACAGCGGTCTTGATTGCGAGATAACAAGGACAAATCCAAGAACCGCTGAAATGATCAAATATGTTAATAATGCATTCCTGGCAACAAAAATATCCTTTTCAAATGAAGTCGGAAATATTTGTAAACAACTGGATATCAATACCTACGAAGTAATGAAAGCCGTTGGAAAAGATTTCAGGATCGGTCCGCATTTCCTTAACTCCGGGGCGGGTTTTGGAGGTTCATGCTTCCCGAAAGATGTAAAAGCGCTTATCGGCAAGGCAAAAGCCATAGGATATGAACCTTTGATCCTTGAATCGGTCATCAAGGTAAATGAAAAGCAGCCCGGACAGATGGTATTATTGCTTAAGAAAGAACTTGGAGAGCTAAAAGGAAAAAAGATTGCTGTCCTGGGATTGGCTTTCAAGAACGATACAGATGATATAAGGGAATCAAGAGCAATACCGGTAATAAATGAGTTGCTTGAAAATGGAGCGGAAGTTAGCGCTTATGACCCGATGGCAAATGAGAATATGAGCCGGATTTTTGGTAATATTAAGTATAATTCAAGTGCTTCCGATGCCCTGAAAGGAGCAGACGCTTGCCTTGTAATGACCGAATGGGATGAATTCAAAAAGCTTGATAAGGAATTTGACCTGATGGGAAACAAACTTATTATCGACGGGCGTCATATGCTTACACCGCGAAAAGGTACTAAATATGTAGGACTTTGCTGGTAA